The following proteins come from a genomic window of Synechococcus sp. BIOS-E4-1:
- a CDS encoding Nif11-like leader peptide family natural product precursor, whose protein sequence is MSLEQLKAFLAKVKDNSNLQEKLKTAKSPEDVVGIAKEHGHDFTSDNFGHLSEEELEGVSGGQCYMSPWIPSLKD, encoded by the coding sequence ATGTCGCTAGAACAACTCAAAGCCTTCCTTGCCAAAGTGAAAGATAATTCGAATCTTCAGGAGAAACTAAAAACAGCTAAGTCACCTGAAGATGTTGTAGGTATTGCTAAAGAACATGGTCATGATTTCACTTCTGACAACTTCGGTCATCTCAGTGAAGAGGAGCTGGAAGGCGTGTCTGGGGGACAGTGCTACATGTCACCTTGGATTCCTAGCTTAAAGGATTAA
- a CDS encoding Nif11-like leader peptide family natural product precursor codes for MSKDQLNAFMERVSADEGLRSRLKAATSPQAVAEIAKELGYTVPVDDLYAGDSLSAQELEAVSGGGGAKVEKSCSWGCVCKQSLPHEVGYPKE; via the coding sequence ATGTCAAAGGATCAACTCAATGCCTTCATGGAGCGGGTTTCAGCTGACGAAGGTCTGCGGTCTAGACTTAAAGCAGCAACAAGTCCCCAGGCTGTCGCTGAAATAGCCAAGGAACTTGGTTACACAGTTCCTGTGGATGATTTGTACGCAGGTGATTCCCTTTCAGCACAGGAACTTGAAGCGGTTTCCGGCGGTGGAGGTGCCAAGGTAGAGAAAAGCTGTTCTTGGGGATGTGTTTGCAAGCAGTCCCTCCCACATGAAGTCGGTTATCCTAAAGAATGA
- a CDS encoding Nif11-like leader peptide family natural product precursor: MSNDQLMAFMEKALADKGLQSRLKDAGSPQAVAEIAKELGYSVPVDDLYAGDSLSAEELEGVAGGGGAGRSCSVGCACKVSWDIEFGYPQK, translated from the coding sequence ATGTCCAACGATCAACTTATGGCATTTATGGAGAAGGCTTTGGCTGATAAAGGCCTTCAGTCAAGGCTCAAGGATGCTGGAAGTCCGCAGGCTGTCGCTGAAATAGCAAAGGAGCTTGGTTACTCAGTTCCTGTCGATGATTTGTATGCGGGTGATTCTTTGTCAGCAGAGGAGCTTGAGGGTGTTGCCGGTGGTGGTGGAGCAGGGAGAAGCTGTTCTGTTGGATGCGCTTGTAAGGTGTCCTGGGATATTGAATTTGGATATCCTCAAAAATGA
- a CDS encoding Nif11-like leader peptide family natural product precursor, translated as MSEEQLKAFIQKVKADNSILQKLKAAKSPKEVVSVAKAHGYEVSVEMINKLGDEELEALVGGDCIQCTNYTAYYRHASFC; from the coding sequence ATGTCAGAAGAACAACTTAAAGCGTTCATTCAGAAGGTCAAAGCAGACAACAGTATTCTGCAGAAGCTCAAAGCTGCAAAGTCACCTAAAGAAGTAGTTTCTGTCGCCAAGGCGCACGGTTATGAAGTTTCTGTAGAAATGATCAACAAGCTTGGCGATGAAGAATTAGAAGCTCTGGTTGGAGGTGATTGCATTCAATGTACAAATTATACTGCCTACTACCGCCATGCGTCGTTTTGTTAG
- a CDS encoding transglycosylase SLT domain-containing protein has translation MVNSRLRDTRIWVRCLLSIPVLLSPITVACKTVASTDTAEVQTSSSASIPILPNRTDLPVAPNGRHYPLVPTEPSEIAELIVDIEAALIIPEMSEQNLAALAHQQQVIYRVLSKRKGLSEDVRTQLDPRWRWVFDQHIAARREFLAMHRGPASSTLPAWRIKTPAPADQLLEAYRSASAATGIDWTVLAAVNLVETGMGRIDGVSVANAQGPMQFLPTTWSEPGIGNGGNIRDPWDSIHAAARYLVRRGGLKDIRRGLWGYNNSDHYGRAVLHYAALLKREPLTYRSLHQWQIHYASSAGDLWLHEGYEQPQPIAVNAYLQRNRHSAPPM, from the coding sequence TTGGTGAACAGTCGTTTGCGTGACACCAGGATCTGGGTGCGCTGTTTGTTGAGCATCCCCGTCTTGCTCAGTCCGATCACAGTGGCCTGCAAGACGGTTGCAAGCACCGATACAGCTGAAGTTCAGACCTCGAGCAGCGCCTCAATCCCGATCCTGCCAAACCGGACAGACCTGCCCGTTGCCCCGAATGGGCGGCACTACCCGCTGGTGCCGACGGAGCCAAGTGAAATCGCCGAGCTGATTGTCGACATCGAGGCTGCCTTGATCATTCCTGAGATGTCTGAACAAAACCTCGCTGCGCTTGCCCATCAACAACAGGTGATCTACAGGGTTCTGTCCAAACGCAAGGGCCTGAGTGAAGACGTTCGCACTCAACTGGATCCACGCTGGCGCTGGGTCTTTGACCAGCACATCGCTGCGCGCAGAGAGTTTCTGGCGATGCATCGCGGTCCTGCCTCTTCCACATTGCCAGCCTGGAGGATCAAGACTCCAGCACCGGCGGATCAATTACTCGAGGCTTACCGCAGTGCATCGGCAGCCACAGGAATCGACTGGACCGTATTGGCCGCAGTGAATCTGGTGGAAACAGGAATGGGGCGAATCGACGGCGTCTCTGTAGCCAATGCGCAGGGACCGATGCAGTTTCTACCCACCACCTGGTCAGAGCCGGGCATCGGTAATGGCGGCAATATCCGTGACCCATGGGATTCCATTCATGCTGCAGCTCGCTATCTGGTCCGACGTGGAGGTCTCAAGGACATCCGCCGTGGCTTATGGGGCTACAACAACAGCGATCACTACGGCAGAGCCGTGCTTCATTACGCGGCACTTCTCAAACGAGAACCACTGACCTACCGGAGTCTTCACCAATGGCAGATCCATTACGCCTCCTCCGCTGGTGACCTCTGGCTGCATGAGGGTTATGAGCAACCACAACCCATTGCGGTCAACGCCTATCTGCAACGAAACCGTCACAGCGCGCCGCCAATGTGA
- a CDS encoding Nif11-like leader peptide family natural product precursor has translation MSEEQLKTFIEKVQGDDNLQAKLKAAADPDAVVAIAKEAGFSISADELKKAPKRLFQSEISEEELEGVAGGNKDTDCLGCMDTAPTK, from the coding sequence ATGTCAGAAGAACAATTGAAAACCTTTATTGAGAAGGTTCAGGGAGACGACAATCTGCAGGCGAAGCTAAAAGCAGCTGCTGATCCTGATGCAGTAGTCGCGATTGCGAAAGAAGCAGGATTTAGCATCTCGGCTGACGAATTGAAGAAGGCTCCTAAGAGGCTATTTCAATCAGAGATTTCTGAAGAGGAGCTGGAAGGCGTGGCTGGTGGCAACAAGGACACTGATTGTTTGGGCTGTATGGATACAGCTCCAACGAAATAA
- a CDS encoding Nif11-like leader peptide family natural product precursor, giving the protein MSDEQLNAFLEKVKADSSLQLKLKAATDANAVLEIARDAGFMISVDDLKNVETVDLSDEELEALAGGYCTERTMNLGTLLYGCSDDCTHHAMCK; this is encoded by the coding sequence ATGTCAGATGAGCAACTCAATGCATTCCTCGAAAAAGTAAAAGCTGACAGCAGCCTTCAGTTGAAGCTCAAGGCAGCTACGGATGCCAACGCTGTTCTGGAGATTGCAAGAGATGCAGGATTTATGATTTCTGTTGACGATTTGAAAAACGTAGAAACAGTAGATCTTTCAGACGAAGAGTTAGAGGCCCTGGCTGGTGGTTACTGTACAGAGAGAACAATGAACTTGGGTACATTGTTATATGGGTGCTCTGACGATTGTACTCATCACGCAATGTGCAAATAA
- a CDS encoding phosphotransferase enzyme family protein, with protein MRFDVPSPFSSSNSILETIAGLFHPPEQIDGISQLGSGNVNDTFLVTLNRSASRSAFVMQRLNTEVFEQPELVMSNLLKLGNHVEQRLAQQPPELLGRRWEVPKVLPTLDAHGHWVEHQGEFWRSITHIGAATTTDVIQDDLHARELGYGLGMFHHLISDLATDELADTLENFHIAPAYLAEFDLVFSRANDRNSHRIANAVSFIENRRTGIDVLEQACARGELKRRPIHGDPKINNVMIDNASGQAVGLIDLDTVKPGLVHYDIGDCLRSCCNRSGEEALDAQNVSFDLDLCRAILEGYLSVGRSFLTPEDFRYMPDCIRLIPLELGIRFLTDHLSGDRYFRTTRPQHNLDRAEVQFALTQSIENQWRELSNLIDELSQEL; from the coding sequence ATGCGATTCGACGTGCCTTCCCCATTCTCCAGCTCCAACTCGATCCTGGAGACCATCGCTGGACTGTTCCACCCGCCAGAACAGATCGACGGGATCAGCCAGCTGGGGTCAGGAAATGTCAATGACACTTTTCTGGTGACACTGAACCGCAGTGCATCACGATCAGCCTTCGTGATGCAGCGTTTGAACACTGAGGTGTTTGAACAACCTGAATTGGTGATGAGCAATCTGCTGAAACTGGGCAACCACGTTGAGCAGCGTCTTGCCCAGCAACCACCGGAACTCCTGGGCCGACGCTGGGAGGTTCCCAAAGTTCTGCCGACCCTCGATGCCCACGGACACTGGGTTGAGCATCAGGGTGAGTTCTGGCGATCCATCACCCACATTGGTGCAGCAACCACGACGGATGTGATTCAAGACGACCTGCATGCCCGCGAACTGGGTTACGGGTTGGGCATGTTTCATCACCTGATCAGTGATCTGGCCACTGACGAACTGGCTGACACGCTGGAAAATTTCCACATTGCCCCGGCCTACCTTGCCGAATTTGACCTGGTGTTCTCCAGGGCGAATGATCGAAACAGCCATCGCATCGCCAATGCTGTCTCCTTCATCGAGAACCGAAGGACAGGGATCGACGTTCTTGAGCAGGCCTGTGCAAGAGGTGAACTGAAGCGGCGACCAATCCACGGAGATCCGAAGATCAATAATGTGATGATCGATAACGCCTCCGGACAAGCCGTGGGATTGATCGACCTCGACACAGTCAAACCGGGCCTTGTTCATTACGACATCGGTGACTGTCTGCGTTCCTGCTGCAATCGATCGGGCGAAGAGGCTCTCGATGCCCAGAACGTCAGCTTTGATTTGGATCTTTGCCGGGCAATCCTTGAGGGTTATCTATCCGTGGGTCGATCATTCCTCACGCCGGAGGATTTCCGCTATATGCCTGATTGCATTCGTCTGATTCCCCTTGAGCTCGGTATCCGCTTTCTCACAGACCATCTTTCCGGTGACCGTTATTTCCGCACAACAAGGCCTCAACACAATCTTGACCGTGCTGAGGTTCAGTTTGCACTCACCCAATCGATCGAAAATCAGTGGAGGGAACTGAGTAACCTGATCGACGAATTATCGCAAGAATTGTGA
- a CDS encoding O-acetylhomoserine aminocarboxypropyltransferase/cysteine synthase family protein — protein MTDQRFETLQLHAGQVPDSTTNSRAVPIYQTSSYVFNDAEHGANLFALKEFGNIYTRLMNPTTDVFEKRVAALEGGVAALATASGQSAQFLAVTNCMQAGDNFVSTSFLYGGTYNQFKVQFPRLGIDVRFAEGDDVASFATQIDDNTKAIYVEAMGNPRFNIPDFEGLSALAKERDIPLIVDNTLGACGALLRPIEHGADVVVESATKWIGGHGTSLGGVIVDAGTFNWGNGKFPLMSQPSPAYHGLVHWDAFGFGSDVCKMLGLPDNRNIAFALRARVEALRDWGPALSPFNSFLLLQGLETLSLRVERHAQNAMELATWLQQHPKVTSVSYPGLSNDPYHSAAKKYLTGRGMGCMLMFSLNGGYDDAVRFINSLKLASHLANVGDAKTLVIHPASTTHQQLSESEQSSAGVTPTMVRVSVGLEHIDDIKADFDQALATGA, from the coding sequence GTGACGGATCAGCGTTTTGAGACCCTGCAACTGCATGCGGGACAGGTCCCTGATTCCACCACAAATTCAAGGGCGGTGCCGATCTACCAGACCAGTTCCTATGTCTTCAACGACGCGGAACACGGAGCCAATCTGTTCGCTCTGAAGGAATTCGGGAACATTTACACCCGGCTGATGAATCCGACAACGGATGTTTTCGAGAAGCGGGTGGCTGCTCTTGAAGGAGGCGTCGCTGCGCTTGCCACGGCATCAGGTCAGTCAGCACAGTTCCTGGCCGTCACCAACTGCATGCAGGCGGGTGACAATTTCGTGTCCACATCATTTCTGTATGGAGGTACCTACAACCAGTTCAAGGTTCAGTTCCCACGACTGGGAATCGACGTCAGATTCGCGGAAGGAGATGATGTTGCCAGCTTTGCAACACAGATCGATGACAACACCAAGGCGATCTATGTGGAAGCCATGGGCAACCCACGATTCAACATCCCCGATTTTGAAGGTCTATCTGCTCTGGCCAAGGAACGAGATATTCCTCTGATCGTGGACAACACCCTTGGCGCCTGCGGTGCATTGCTGCGACCGATCGAACATGGTGCTGATGTGGTGGTGGAAAGCGCCACCAAATGGATTGGTGGCCATGGCACGAGTCTGGGTGGTGTGATTGTGGATGCGGGCACCTTCAACTGGGGCAACGGCAAATTCCCGCTGATGAGCCAGCCAAGCCCCGCTTATCACGGTCTTGTGCACTGGGATGCGTTCGGCTTCGGCAGTGACGTCTGCAAAATGTTGGGGCTACCTGACAATCGCAATATTGCTTTTGCCTTGAGAGCCCGGGTGGAAGCACTGCGTGACTGGGGCCCTGCATTGAGTCCCTTCAATAGCTTCCTGCTGCTGCAGGGACTGGAAACCCTGAGTCTGCGTGTCGAACGCCATGCCCAGAACGCGATGGAACTTGCCACATGGCTGCAACAGCATCCGAAGGTGACAAGCGTCAGCTATCCCGGCCTGAGCAACGATCCCTATCATTCAGCTGCCAAGAAATACCTTACGGGACGCGGCATGGGCTGCATGCTGATGTTCTCGCTGAATGGCGGCTATGACGATGCAGTGCGGTTCATTAACAGCCTGAAACTGGCGAGTCACTTAGCCAATGTGGGAGATGCCAAGACATTGGTGATCCATCCCGCATCCACCACTCACCAGCAGCTGAGTGAAAGTGAGCAGTCTTCGGCAGGTGTGACTCCGACCATGGTCAGAGTGTCAGTGGGGCTTGAACACATCGATGACATCAAGGCCGACTTCGATCAGGCCCTGGCAACAGGAGCCTGA
- a CDS encoding Nif11-like leader peptide family natural product precursor, protein MSLEQLKAFLAKVKGDSNLQQKLKAAKSPEDVVGIAKEHGHEFTADKFSQLSEEELEGVAGGGTGMGAEFGCR, encoded by the coding sequence ATGTCCCTAGAACAACTCAAGGCATTCCTCGCCAAGGTCAAAGGTGATTCCAATCTTCAGCAGAAACTAAAAGCAGCTAAGTCACCTGAAGATGTTGTAGGCATTGCTAAAGAACATGGTCATGAATTCACTGCTGACAAGTTCAGTCAGCTCAGTGAAGAGGAGTTGGAAGGCGTGGCTGGTGGTGGCACCGGCATGGGTGCCGAATTTGGCTGTAGGTAA
- a CDS encoding Nif11-like leader peptide family natural product precursor, with the protein MSEEQLKAFLDKVKGDTSLHEKFKTAKSADDVVSLASDLGYRFTADQLNQISEQELEGLAGGQACTPCTFDTGGGSVRAMN; encoded by the coding sequence ATGTCTGAAGAACAACTCAAAGCATTTCTGGATAAAGTCAAAGGAGATACTAGCCTTCATGAAAAGTTCAAAACTGCCAAGTCAGCGGATGATGTGGTGAGTCTTGCTTCAGATCTTGGTTATAGGTTTACTGCCGACCAGCTCAACCAAATCAGCGAACAAGAACTTGAAGGGCTTGCCGGAGGCCAGGCCTGTACTCCTTGTACCTTTGATACAGGGGGAGGGTCAGTTAGGGCGATGAATTGA
- a CDS encoding DOMON-like domain-containing protein → MGRHPVMVRQVCPLIPFDFDQCPAVLAMAEFVWKENAPLELSFSLSPKLNTSSIDCLALNTGKTHTSAQRLDNLWSHTCFEAFLARPGAKGYWEMNVSPNGDWNLYQFSDYRMGGMADPLAKAPVVNFSMDRVGCLCTIQIPLKPWWQHTEIPEIALTMVLEDQSGCLSYWALNHPRDKPDFHDRRGFLCW, encoded by the coding sequence GTGGGAAGACATCCGGTGATGGTGAGGCAGGTCTGCCCACTGATTCCCTTCGACTTTGATCAATGTCCAGCAGTGCTCGCCATGGCGGAGTTTGTTTGGAAAGAAAATGCCCCTCTTGAACTGAGCTTCAGTCTTAGCCCAAAGCTGAACACAAGCTCCATCGATTGCCTCGCCTTGAACACCGGCAAGACACATACTTCAGCGCAAAGACTGGACAACCTGTGGAGCCATACCTGCTTCGAAGCTTTTCTGGCTCGTCCGGGTGCGAAAGGGTACTGGGAGATGAATGTTTCTCCGAACGGAGACTGGAACCTTTACCAGTTCAGCGATTACCGAATGGGTGGCATGGCGGACCCTCTGGCCAAGGCCCCTGTTGTGAACTTCAGCATGGATCGTGTCGGTTGCCTCTGCACCATTCAGATACCACTGAAGCCATGGTGGCAGCACACAGAGATTCCTGAAATCGCCCTGACCATGGTTCTGGAAGACCAAAGCGGCTGCCTCAGCTACTGGGCTCTGAACCATCCGCGAGACAAGCCAGACTTCCATGACCGAAGAGGTTTCCTGTGTTGGTGA
- a CDS encoding homoserine O-succinyltransferase, whose protein sequence is MALILPANYHKITAVERNRISWIKPEQAERQDIRPLRIGILNIMPLGKQYEFNLLHPLGLSVLQIEPIWIRLQTHAYKSWDQSHLDDLYMSWKEANAKGPLDGLIITGAPVEHLNFEDVTYWSEFVNLVNEARVSCASTLGLCWAGFALAYLAGVRKVALQQKLFGVFPMRSLVPGHSLMGTQNDQFLCPQSRYATLPDTAMEAAQRQGRLRLLAHGESVGYTIFETPDQRQLMHLGHPEYNVDRILAEMERDKARGDVPPPQNFDADHPQTLWRSHRNLLFQQWLWFCYQRVSFQA, encoded by the coding sequence ATGGCTCTGATCCTCCCAGCCAACTATCACAAGATCACAGCCGTTGAGCGCAATCGCATTTCCTGGATCAAACCAGAACAGGCAGAACGCCAGGACATCCGACCATTAAGGATCGGAATTCTCAACATCATGCCGCTGGGAAAACAGTACGAATTCAATCTGTTACATCCACTGGGACTTTCGGTGCTTCAGATCGAACCGATCTGGATTCGGCTACAGACTCATGCTTACAAGAGCTGGGACCAATCACACCTCGATGACCTGTATATGAGTTGGAAAGAGGCCAATGCCAAGGGGCCTCTGGATGGATTGATCATCACCGGCGCACCCGTTGAACACCTCAATTTCGAGGATGTCACGTACTGGTCTGAATTCGTGAATCTTGTTAATGAAGCCCGTGTCAGCTGCGCCAGCACTCTTGGCTTGTGCTGGGCGGGATTTGCTTTGGCTTATCTGGCTGGAGTGAGGAAGGTGGCACTGCAGCAAAAACTGTTCGGTGTGTTTCCAATGCGCAGCCTTGTGCCAGGCCATTCGCTGATGGGAACACAAAATGATCAATTTCTTTGTCCACAAAGTCGCTACGCAACGCTTCCAGATACAGCGATGGAGGCAGCCCAACGTCAGGGACGTCTGCGATTACTGGCACATGGAGAATCAGTTGGCTACACAATTTTCGAAACGCCAGATCAACGACAACTCATGCATCTTGGACATCCCGAATACAATGTTGACAGAATTCTGGCGGAGATGGAAAGAGACAAAGCCCGGGGTGATGTTCCACCACCACAAAACTTTGACGCTGATCATCCTCAAACATTGTGGAGATCACATCGAAACCTTCTCTTTCAGCAATGGCTGTGGTTCTGTTATCAACGTGTGAGTTTTCAAGCCTGA
- a CDS encoding Nif11-like leader peptide family natural product precursor has protein sequence MSEEQLKAFLTKVKGDSNLQEKLKAANSLEDVVSIGKEYGHEFTSEKISQLSEEELEEVVGGNKSHYY, from the coding sequence ATGTCAGAAGAACAACTCAAGGCATTCCTCACCAAAGTCAAAGGCGACTCCAACCTGCAGGAGAAACTAAAAGCAGCAAACTCACTTGAAGATGTTGTAAGCATTGGCAAAGAATATGGTCATGAATTCACTTCTGAAAAGATTAGTCAGCTCAGTGAAGAGGAGTTAGAAGAAGTGGTTGGGGGAAATAAAAGCCACTATTATTGA
- a CDS encoding DNA repair exonuclease, with amino-acid sequence MPRILHTADWQIGKPYRWIENSQKQARLQQERVDAVLRIAEQASQQQADVVLVAGDLFDSSTVAADMVMEVLEAIGSIPSPVVVIPGNHDHGGAGGIWRREDLLGQMRQRAANLQLLLKQEPVSVAGITLLPCPLLRQRESRSPSLWLNQLNWTELDSLQPRVVLAHGSVQGFGGEAQVNQLCLDSLPRDQIDYIALGDWHALMEIDRKTWYSGTPEPDRFPSGPDDLRSQVLLVDLERGQQPIVKVQSTGRMRWHRITMTLNGDADLARLEQQLAESVGSRVGRDLLRLELNGQLGLQGHLQLQDRLALLSQQLLHLRLRGKLHRQPTAEERDELLLRMDSPLVSTIAAGLQEELQSNADPLVEQALIELHRLCARDSLATVPVATHPVTTDSCA; translated from the coding sequence GTGCCACGAATCCTTCACACCGCTGACTGGCAGATCGGCAAGCCCTATCGCTGGATCGAAAACTCGCAGAAACAGGCTCGTTTGCAGCAGGAGCGTGTTGATGCGGTTCTAAGAATTGCTGAGCAGGCCAGTCAGCAACAGGCGGACGTTGTGCTGGTTGCTGGTGATTTGTTCGACTCGAGCACTGTGGCCGCTGACATGGTCATGGAGGTGCTGGAAGCGATCGGATCGATCCCATCACCTGTAGTTGTGATACCGGGCAATCATGATCACGGCGGAGCCGGTGGCATCTGGAGGCGTGAAGATCTGCTCGGGCAGATGCGGCAGCGTGCCGCCAACCTCCAATTGCTGCTCAAGCAGGAACCGGTCAGTGTTGCTGGGATCACTCTGTTGCCATGCCCATTGCTTCGGCAGCGGGAGAGCCGCAGCCCGTCTCTCTGGCTTAATCAGCTCAACTGGACTGAGCTCGATTCTCTGCAACCCCGTGTTGTTCTGGCCCATGGCTCGGTGCAGGGTTTCGGTGGCGAAGCCCAGGTGAATCAGCTTTGCCTCGATTCCCTTCCCCGGGATCAAATCGATTACATCGCTCTCGGCGACTGGCATGCGCTGATGGAGATCGATCGCAAAACCTGGTACAGCGGCACACCGGAACCCGACCGCTTTCCGAGCGGGCCCGATGACCTGAGGTCACAGGTTCTGCTGGTTGATCTGGAGAGAGGTCAACAGCCGATCGTGAAGGTCCAGTCCACCGGTCGAATGCGCTGGCATCGGATCACCATGACGCTCAACGGCGATGCCGATCTGGCCCGCTTGGAGCAACAGCTGGCCGAGTCTGTCGGCAGTCGCGTAGGGCGCGACCTGTTGCGGCTTGAACTCAACGGTCAACTGGGTCTCCAGGGACACCTCCAGCTGCAGGACCGTTTGGCGCTGCTCAGTCAACAGCTTCTTCACCTGCGTCTGCGAGGCAAGCTGCACCGTCAACCAACTGCCGAGGAGAGGGATGAGCTGCTGCTTCGGATGGACAGCCCCCTGGTCAGCACGATCGCTGCTGGTCTTCAGGAGGAGCTGCAGAGCAATGCTGATCCTCTGGTTGAGCAGGCTCTGATCGAATTGCATCGTCTTTGCGCCAGGGATTCACTTGCAACGGTTCCAGTTGCCACGCACCCTGTGACCACCGACTCATGCGCCTGA
- a CDS encoding tetratricopeptide repeat protein, protein MFSRNVVVALIICLMTFVPPSLAVNVDTYLHAGVEKSESGDYRGALIEFNKAIELDPRNSSAYQYRGVAKARYGDFEGSIIDYSKSIELDSSSTESYANRGIAKARSGDVAGAVLDFDVAIQMNPDDGNAYFNHGMAMEMSNDLQHACLDWNQAVELGDQQSISFLRKYCK, encoded by the coding sequence ATGTTCTCTCGAAACGTTGTTGTTGCGTTAATTATTTGTTTGATGACCTTTGTACCTCCAAGCCTTGCTGTGAATGTTGATACCTATCTGCATGCTGGGGTTGAAAAATCCGAATCCGGAGATTACAGAGGTGCACTGATTGAATTCAACAAGGCTATTGAACTGGATCCAAGGAATTCATCTGCGTATCAATATCGTGGAGTTGCTAAAGCTAGATATGGTGATTTTGAGGGTTCAATTATCGACTACAGTAAATCTATAGAGCTTGATTCAAGTAGTACCGAATCCTATGCAAATCGTGGTATTGCAAAAGCACGTTCTGGAGATGTTGCTGGAGCAGTCCTTGATTTTGATGTTGCTATCCAGATGAATCCTGATGATGGCAACGCCTATTTTAATCATGGTATGGCAATGGAAATGTCTAATGATCTTCAGCATGCGTGCCTGGATTGGAATCAAGCAGTTGAGCTTGGAGATCAGCAGTCCATCAGTTTCTTGAGAAAATATTGTAAATAG
- a CDS encoding Nif11-like leader peptide family natural product precursor — protein sequence MSEEQLKAFLEKVQADTSLQEQLKAADDSDAVLAIAKKAGFSIYADDLIEKIELAEEVLEAISGGEYTGNDTGPTNMYGVCHIPKCPEWAASKG from the coding sequence GTGTCAGAAGAGCAACTCAAAGCTTTCCTTGAGAAGGTCCAAGCTGACACCAGCCTTCAGGAACAGCTCAAAGCTGCAGATGATTCTGATGCAGTTCTTGCAATTGCCAAGAAGGCTGGGTTTAGTATTTATGCTGATGACTTAATTGAAAAGATAGAGCTTGCTGAAGAGGTATTGGAAGCTATTTCTGGGGGTGAATACACAGGAAATGACACGGGTCCCACGAACATGTATGGAGTATGTCATATTCCTAAATGTCCAGAATGGGCTGCCTCTAAAGGCTGA